The following proteins come from a genomic window of Chaetodon auriga isolate fChaAug3 chromosome 16, fChaAug3.hap1, whole genome shotgun sequence:
- the LOC143334657 gene encoding serine/threonine-protein kinase WNK4-like isoform X1: MLSTDNQTKKRPKEDDDQEQSVPLPPVTMPTSEDNQLQAAVNPSANQDVSSDSGDETTAALSDSNREALLWQQKEEERDEEETQAVASSPDGRFLKFNIEIGRGSFKTVYRGLDTETTVEVAWCELQTHRLNKAERQRFNEEVEMLKALQHPNIVRFFDSWKSTLRGHKCTILVTELMTSGTLKTYLRRFRQMKLKLLQRWSFQILKGLQFLHSRCPPILHRDLKCDNVFITGPTASVKIGDLGLATLKKASFAKSVIGTPEFMAPEMYEEKYDEAVDVYAFGMCILEMATSEYPYSECQNAAQIYRKVTSGIKPNSFSKVKVPELKEIIEGCIRTNSNDRFTVQDLLDHRFFQEQLGVHVDLAEDDDGSKAALKLWLRMDHNKKLHGKYKDNNAIEFLFELYKDVPEEVAQEMVVLGFLCEADYKVVAKAIRHRVTAIKRQREKRRRLLVEEADSTPQPPEPPNQKAAAAPSNPATGKVANQPDSVVASAPAPTWTQAPPSATVTSSMPSSPVDSGISSVSSRTEGDGDNDDDDKTAKRTSYSSTTSDCEMDSSSGVLEKVEATPPPVTTPTPLPSVPAPVPVAQETPRPKAPPSHLTRAPSKAPPLPVLRFPKSIAVSHNAERPPSGSVCGFSSPVDSYASDVTSGLSDCNEGQSDKGNQEVTKRVATKHFRRRARARLKITGVSDMVDRVVECQLQTHNSKMVTFKFDLDGDNPEDIASVMIHRDFILPSEREGFILRMYDIIERAESMMYQQQPANTDRLSHLSASTLPEPTSNLQAPGFSRNLSSSSLPDIADADPSPSKGIDFYIDSEATPSVRPLRSQSFHTSSASSHQPPSYPPYYPHPDSTPPPPTSHVPSPPQYRLPSPPYSPYTAPLPTQSSAPGLPRVHSNPSVFTPSSSSSAPPPPHWPPPDQPLFSLANVLSLAMSVAQSFMPPAGTHNQGFHPHPQPPFPSPQASLSPPMSPSLAPKLHPPSHASSSGPFPSQLSYSPPIPQAAAAPDSQRGALPGQTSSTQPHSPVQWRVASAPPPHGSETVSAPSAPSLTPAPNLTSVPSAPSPRGELSDSCTSSPPASAPHSRVSSPSPRLSPIQEVTKTSVFTVGRFQVTPSADIPAVRHQEPRPLNQATPTAHSPPPSRLDQSESPDSSTEEQSESESSISTTTVSPPGHLLGYHDNPGGQEEEERRLREEEEEEERKRRAGRRLSVSLWEGSAGQSWSRSAPYVSSDESESENEELWVELQELRERHLAEVQDLQANQKQEIEELYLRMGKVPPPGIVSPAAMLNNRQRRLSKTGNYPPSRKNSLQRLDVPPPAGIMRKSSVSGSSSGSQDRAGKGVTFAPGHSCMSAVKSKHLSQDTFSTRRTKRVL, encoded by the exons ATGCTGTCCACTGACAACCAAACCAAGAAAAGACCTAAAGAAGACGACGACCAGGAACAatctgttcctcttcctcccgtTACCATGCCAACCTCAGAGGACAACCAATTGCAGGCTGCGGTGAACCCTTCGGCCAATCAAGATGTGAGCTCTGACTCGGGGGACGAGACGACGGCCGCGCTCTCGGACTCCAACAGGGAGGCGTTACTGTGgcaacagaaggaggaggaacgCGACGAAGAGGAGACGCAGGCAGTGGCCTCGTCCCCCGACGGACGCTTCCTCAAGTTCAACATCGAGATCGGACGAGGGTCCTTCAAGACAGTTTACAGAGGACTGGACACCGAGACCACGGTGGAGGTGGCCTGGTGTGAGCTGCAG ACTCATCGTCTCAACAAGGCAGAGCGTCAGAGGTTCAACGAGGAGGTGGAGATGCTGAAAGCTCTGCAGCATCCCAACATCGTCCGATTCTTCGACTCCTGGAAGTCGACACTGAGGGGCCACAAATGCACCATCCTGGTGACGGAGCTCATGACGTCTGGCACCCTCAAGAC GTATCTGCGCAGGTTCCGTCagatgaagctgaagctgcTTCAGCGTTGGAGCTTCCAGATCCTGAAGGGGCTGCAGTTCCTACACTCACGCTGCCCCCCCATCCTGCACCGAGACCTCAAGTGTGACAACGTCTTCATCACTGGACCCACGGCCTCCGTCAAGATCGGAGACCTGGGCCTAGCCACGCTCAAGAAGGCCTCGTTCGCCAAGAGCGTCATCG GGACCCCAGAGTTCATGGCTCCAGAGATGTATGAGGAGAAGTACGACGAGGCCGTGGACGTTTACGCCTTTGGCATGTGCATTCTGGAAATGGCAACGTCCGAGTATCCGTACTCTGAGTGTCAGAATGCCGCCCAGATCTACCGCAAAGTCACCAGC GGCATAAAACCCAACAGTTTCTCCAAAGTAAAAGTCCCTGAGCTGAAGGAGATCATTGAGGGCTGCATTCGAACCAACAGCAATGACAG ATTCACAGTTCAGGACCTGCTGGATCACCGGTTCTTCCAGGAGCAGCTGGGAGTCCATGTGGATCTGGCCGAGGACGACGACGGCTCGAAGGCGGCGCTGAAGCTGTGGCTCAGGATGGACCACAACAAGAAGCTTCATGGGAAATACAAAGACAACAATGCAATCGAGTTCCTGTTCGAGCTCTACAAAGACGTCCCCGAGGAGGTGGCCCAGGAGATG gTGGTCCTGGGGTTCCTGTGTGAGGCGGATTATAAAGTGGTTGCCAAGGCAATCAGACACAGAGTGACGGCCATAAAACGCCAGCGGGAGAAACGGCGCCgcctgctggtggaggaggctgaCTCCACCCCTCAACCACCTGAGCCACCCAATCAGAAGGCTGCAGCGGCTCCAAGCAACCCTGCTACTGGGAAGGTGGCCAATCAG CCGGACTCAGTGGTTGCTTCAGCACCCGCCCCCACCTGGACACAAGCCCCGCCCTCGGCAACGGTGACATCATCAATGCCGTCGTCGCCGGTGGACTCTGGGATCAGCAGCGTCTCCAGCAGGACGGAAGGAGACGGAGACAACGACGACGACGACAAGACTGCCAAACGCACGTCTTACTCGTCCACCACAT CGGACTGTGAGATGGACAGCTCCTCTGGTGTCCTGGAGAAGGTTGAAGCCACGCCCCCTCCGGTcacaacccccacccccctcccctctgtccccGCCCCTGTTCCTGTGGCTCAGGAAACCCCTCGACCCaaggcccccccctcccatctgacCCGGGCTCCGTCCAAAGCTCCGCCCCTTCCCGTGCTGCGTTTCCCCAAG AGCATCGCTGTGTCCCACAATGCTGAGCGGCCGCCATCTGGATCAGTCTGTGGCTTCTCCTCACCTGTcgacag CTATGCGTCTGATGTGACCTCCGGTTTGAGTGACTGCAATGAAGGCCAATCAGACAAGGGCAACCAGGAAGTGACCAAACGGGTGGCTACAAAGCACTTCAGGCGGCGAGCGAGGGCTCGTCTGAAAATCACAGGG gtgtcAGACATGGTGGACCGAGTGGTGGAGTGTCAGCTGCAGACTCACAACAGTAAGATGGTGACCTTTAAGTTTGACCTGGATGGAGACAATCCAGAGGACATCGCCTCTGTGATG atccACAGAGACTTCATCCTgccatcagagagagagggattcATCCTCCGCATGTATGACATCATTGAGAGGGCGGAGTCTATGATGTATCAACAGCAGCCCGCCAACACTGACAGGTTATCTCATCTGAGCGCCTCCACGCTGCCCGAGcccacg TCAAACCTTCAGGCTCCAGGCTTCTCCAGGAATCTGTCCTCGTCTTCACTTCCTG ACATTGCAGATGCTGACCCCTCCCCCTCGAAGGGCATAGACTTTTACATCGACTCTGAGGCCACACCCTCCGTCAGACCCTTGAGGTCACAGTCCTTCCACACCTCTTCAG cttcctcccatcAGCCCCCATCGTACCCCCCCTATTACCCCCATCCAgactccacccctcctccccccacctctcatgtcccctctcctcctcagtatCGCCTCCCGTCTCCCCCTTACTCCCCCTACAccgcccccctccccacccagaGCTCCGCCCCTGGCTTACCCCGAGTCCACAGTAATCCCTCCGTCTTCACgccgtcctcctcttcctcagctccgCCCCCTCCTCATTGGCCCCCCCCTGACcagcctctcttctctctggccAACGTTCTCTCTCTGGCCATGAGTGTGGCCCAGTCCTTCATGCCTCCAGCTGGGACCCACAACCAGGGCTttcacccccacccccagcccCCATTCCCGTCTCCCCAggcatctctctctccccccatGTCTCCATCCCTGGCCCCTAAGCTCCATCCTCCGAGCCatgcctcctcctctggtcCCTTCCCCTCCCAGCTGTCCTACAGCCCTCCCATCCCTCAGGCAGCGGCCGCTCCTGACAGCCAGCGGGGGGCGCTGCCCGGCCAGACTTCAAGCACTCAG CCTCACAGTCCTGTTCAGTGGAGGGTAGCCTCAGCTCCGCCCCCTCATG GTTCAGAAACTGTCTCTGCTCCCAGTGCTCCCAGTCTGACTCCAGCTCCCAACCTGACCAGTGTTCCCAGTGCTCCCAGCCCCAGAGGAGAGCTCTCTGACTCCTgcacctcctcacctcctgcctcagctcctcacagcaga GTGTCCTCCCCGTCACCCAGACTCTCACCCATACAGGAAG TGACGAAAACTTCAGTCTTCACCGTAGGTCGCTTCCAGGTGACGCCCTCTGCAGACATTCCTGCTGTACGTCATCAGGAGCCACGTCCCCTCAACCAGGCCACACCCACTGCCcactccccccctccctccaggctggaccaatcagagagccCAGACAGCAGCACGGAGGAGCAGAGCGAATCAGAAAGTAGCATTAGCACGACAACAGTCTCCCCGCCTGGACATCTTCTAGGTTACCATGACAACCCcggaggacaggaggaagaggagaggcggctgagggaagaggaggaggaagaggagaggaagaggagggcggGTCGGAGGCTGAGCGTCAGTCTGTGGGAGGGGTCGGCCGGCCAATCATGGAGCCGCTCCGCACCCTACGTTAGCTCTGACGAATCAGAGAGCGAAAACGAGGAGCTGtgggtggagctgcaggagctccGTGAAAG ACACCTGGCGGAGgtgcaggacctgcaggccaaTCAGAAGCAAGAGATCGAGGAGCTGTACCTTAGGATGGGTAAAGTCCCGCCCCCCGGTATCGTCTCTCCCGCCGCCATGCTGAACAACCGGCAACGCCGCCTCTCCAAGACCGGAAACTACCCTCCTTCTCGCAAAAACAGCCTGCAGAGACTGGACGTGCCGCCTCCTGCAG GTATCATGAGGAAGAGCTCGgtcagcggcagcagcagtggatCTCAGGACAGAGCAGGGAAAGGCGTGACCTTTGCCCCCGGACACAGCTGCATG TCCGCAGTGAAATCCAAACACCTGAGCCAGGACACCTTTTCCACCCGCAGAACAAAGCGAGTTCTCTGA
- the LOC143334657 gene encoding serine/threonine-protein kinase WNK4-like isoform X2 → MLSTDNQTKKRPKEDDDQEQSVPLPPVTMPTSEDNQLQAAVNPSANQDVSSDSGDETTAALSDSNREALLWQQKEEERDEEETQAVASSPDGRFLKFNIEIGRGSFKTVYRGLDTETTVEVAWCELQTHRLNKAERQRFNEEVEMLKALQHPNIVRFFDSWKSTLRGHKCTILVTELMTSGTLKTYLRRFRQMKLKLLQRWSFQILKGLQFLHSRCPPILHRDLKCDNVFITGPTASVKIGDLGLATLKKASFAKSVIGTPEFMAPEMYEEKYDEAVDVYAFGMCILEMATSEYPYSECQNAAQIYRKVTSGIKPNSFSKVKVPELKEIIEGCIRTNSNDRFTVQDLLDHRFFQEQLGVHVDLAEDDDGSKAALKLWLRMDHNKKLHGKYKDNNAIEFLFELYKDVPEEVAQEMVVLGFLCEADYKVVAKAIRHRVTAIKRQREKRRRLLVEEADSTPQPPEPPNQKAAAAPSNPATGKVANQPDSVVASAPAPTWTQAPPSATVTSSMPSSPVDSGISSVSSRTEGDGDNDDDDKTAKRTSYSSTTSDCEMDSSSGVLEKVEATPPPVTTPTPLPSVPAPVPVAQETPRPKAPPSHLTRAPSKAPPLPVLRFPKSIAVSHNAERPPSGSVCGFSSPVDSYASDVTSGLSDCNEGQSDKGNQEVTKRVATKHFRRRARARLKITGVSDMVDRVVECQLQTHNSKMVTFKFDLDGDNPEDIASVMIHRDFILPSEREGFILRMYDIIERAESMMYQQQPANTDRLSHLSASTLPEPTSNLQAPGFSRNLSSSSLPDIADADPSPSKGIDFYIDSEATPSVRPLRSQSFHTSSASSHQPPSYPPYYPHPDSTPPPPTSHVPSPPQYRLPSPPYSPYTAPLPTQSSAPGLPRVHSNPSVFTPSSSSSAPPPPHWPPPDQPLFSLANVLSLAMSVAQSFMPPAGTHNQGFHPHPQPPFPSPQASLSPPMSPSLAPKLHPPSHASSSGPFPSQLSYSPPIPQAAAAPDSQRGALPGQTSSTQPHSPVQWRVASAPPPHGSETVSAPSAPSLTPAPNLTSVPSAPSPRGELSDSCTSSPPASAPHSRVSSPSPRLSPIQEVTKTSVFTVGRFQVTPSADIPAVRHQEPRPLNQATPTAHSPPPSRLDQSESPDSSTEEQSESESSISTTTVSPPGHLLGYHDNPGGQEEEERRLREEEEEEERKRRAGRRLSVSLWEGSAGQSWSRSAPYVSSDESESENEELWVELQELRERHLAEVQDLQANQKQEIEELYLRMGKVPPPGIVSPAAMLNNRQRRLSKTGNYPPSRKNSLQRLDVPPPAGIMRKSSVSGSSSGSQDRAGKGVTFAPGHSCM, encoded by the exons ATGCTGTCCACTGACAACCAAACCAAGAAAAGACCTAAAGAAGACGACGACCAGGAACAatctgttcctcttcctcccgtTACCATGCCAACCTCAGAGGACAACCAATTGCAGGCTGCGGTGAACCCTTCGGCCAATCAAGATGTGAGCTCTGACTCGGGGGACGAGACGACGGCCGCGCTCTCGGACTCCAACAGGGAGGCGTTACTGTGgcaacagaaggaggaggaacgCGACGAAGAGGAGACGCAGGCAGTGGCCTCGTCCCCCGACGGACGCTTCCTCAAGTTCAACATCGAGATCGGACGAGGGTCCTTCAAGACAGTTTACAGAGGACTGGACACCGAGACCACGGTGGAGGTGGCCTGGTGTGAGCTGCAG ACTCATCGTCTCAACAAGGCAGAGCGTCAGAGGTTCAACGAGGAGGTGGAGATGCTGAAAGCTCTGCAGCATCCCAACATCGTCCGATTCTTCGACTCCTGGAAGTCGACACTGAGGGGCCACAAATGCACCATCCTGGTGACGGAGCTCATGACGTCTGGCACCCTCAAGAC GTATCTGCGCAGGTTCCGTCagatgaagctgaagctgcTTCAGCGTTGGAGCTTCCAGATCCTGAAGGGGCTGCAGTTCCTACACTCACGCTGCCCCCCCATCCTGCACCGAGACCTCAAGTGTGACAACGTCTTCATCACTGGACCCACGGCCTCCGTCAAGATCGGAGACCTGGGCCTAGCCACGCTCAAGAAGGCCTCGTTCGCCAAGAGCGTCATCG GGACCCCAGAGTTCATGGCTCCAGAGATGTATGAGGAGAAGTACGACGAGGCCGTGGACGTTTACGCCTTTGGCATGTGCATTCTGGAAATGGCAACGTCCGAGTATCCGTACTCTGAGTGTCAGAATGCCGCCCAGATCTACCGCAAAGTCACCAGC GGCATAAAACCCAACAGTTTCTCCAAAGTAAAAGTCCCTGAGCTGAAGGAGATCATTGAGGGCTGCATTCGAACCAACAGCAATGACAG ATTCACAGTTCAGGACCTGCTGGATCACCGGTTCTTCCAGGAGCAGCTGGGAGTCCATGTGGATCTGGCCGAGGACGACGACGGCTCGAAGGCGGCGCTGAAGCTGTGGCTCAGGATGGACCACAACAAGAAGCTTCATGGGAAATACAAAGACAACAATGCAATCGAGTTCCTGTTCGAGCTCTACAAAGACGTCCCCGAGGAGGTGGCCCAGGAGATG gTGGTCCTGGGGTTCCTGTGTGAGGCGGATTATAAAGTGGTTGCCAAGGCAATCAGACACAGAGTGACGGCCATAAAACGCCAGCGGGAGAAACGGCGCCgcctgctggtggaggaggctgaCTCCACCCCTCAACCACCTGAGCCACCCAATCAGAAGGCTGCAGCGGCTCCAAGCAACCCTGCTACTGGGAAGGTGGCCAATCAG CCGGACTCAGTGGTTGCTTCAGCACCCGCCCCCACCTGGACACAAGCCCCGCCCTCGGCAACGGTGACATCATCAATGCCGTCGTCGCCGGTGGACTCTGGGATCAGCAGCGTCTCCAGCAGGACGGAAGGAGACGGAGACAACGACGACGACGACAAGACTGCCAAACGCACGTCTTACTCGTCCACCACAT CGGACTGTGAGATGGACAGCTCCTCTGGTGTCCTGGAGAAGGTTGAAGCCACGCCCCCTCCGGTcacaacccccacccccctcccctctgtccccGCCCCTGTTCCTGTGGCTCAGGAAACCCCTCGACCCaaggcccccccctcccatctgacCCGGGCTCCGTCCAAAGCTCCGCCCCTTCCCGTGCTGCGTTTCCCCAAG AGCATCGCTGTGTCCCACAATGCTGAGCGGCCGCCATCTGGATCAGTCTGTGGCTTCTCCTCACCTGTcgacag CTATGCGTCTGATGTGACCTCCGGTTTGAGTGACTGCAATGAAGGCCAATCAGACAAGGGCAACCAGGAAGTGACCAAACGGGTGGCTACAAAGCACTTCAGGCGGCGAGCGAGGGCTCGTCTGAAAATCACAGGG gtgtcAGACATGGTGGACCGAGTGGTGGAGTGTCAGCTGCAGACTCACAACAGTAAGATGGTGACCTTTAAGTTTGACCTGGATGGAGACAATCCAGAGGACATCGCCTCTGTGATG atccACAGAGACTTCATCCTgccatcagagagagagggattcATCCTCCGCATGTATGACATCATTGAGAGGGCGGAGTCTATGATGTATCAACAGCAGCCCGCCAACACTGACAGGTTATCTCATCTGAGCGCCTCCACGCTGCCCGAGcccacg TCAAACCTTCAGGCTCCAGGCTTCTCCAGGAATCTGTCCTCGTCTTCACTTCCTG ACATTGCAGATGCTGACCCCTCCCCCTCGAAGGGCATAGACTTTTACATCGACTCTGAGGCCACACCCTCCGTCAGACCCTTGAGGTCACAGTCCTTCCACACCTCTTCAG cttcctcccatcAGCCCCCATCGTACCCCCCCTATTACCCCCATCCAgactccacccctcctccccccacctctcatgtcccctctcctcctcagtatCGCCTCCCGTCTCCCCCTTACTCCCCCTACAccgcccccctccccacccagaGCTCCGCCCCTGGCTTACCCCGAGTCCACAGTAATCCCTCCGTCTTCACgccgtcctcctcttcctcagctccgCCCCCTCCTCATTGGCCCCCCCCTGACcagcctctcttctctctggccAACGTTCTCTCTCTGGCCATGAGTGTGGCCCAGTCCTTCATGCCTCCAGCTGGGACCCACAACCAGGGCTttcacccccacccccagcccCCATTCCCGTCTCCCCAggcatctctctctccccccatGTCTCCATCCCTGGCCCCTAAGCTCCATCCTCCGAGCCatgcctcctcctctggtcCCTTCCCCTCCCAGCTGTCCTACAGCCCTCCCATCCCTCAGGCAGCGGCCGCTCCTGACAGCCAGCGGGGGGCGCTGCCCGGCCAGACTTCAAGCACTCAG CCTCACAGTCCTGTTCAGTGGAGGGTAGCCTCAGCTCCGCCCCCTCATG GTTCAGAAACTGTCTCTGCTCCCAGTGCTCCCAGTCTGACTCCAGCTCCCAACCTGACCAGTGTTCCCAGTGCTCCCAGCCCCAGAGGAGAGCTCTCTGACTCCTgcacctcctcacctcctgcctcagctcctcacagcaga GTGTCCTCCCCGTCACCCAGACTCTCACCCATACAGGAAG TGACGAAAACTTCAGTCTTCACCGTAGGTCGCTTCCAGGTGACGCCCTCTGCAGACATTCCTGCTGTACGTCATCAGGAGCCACGTCCCCTCAACCAGGCCACACCCACTGCCcactccccccctccctccaggctggaccaatcagagagccCAGACAGCAGCACGGAGGAGCAGAGCGAATCAGAAAGTAGCATTAGCACGACAACAGTCTCCCCGCCTGGACATCTTCTAGGTTACCATGACAACCCcggaggacaggaggaagaggagaggcggctgagggaagaggaggaggaagaggagaggaagaggagggcggGTCGGAGGCTGAGCGTCAGTCTGTGGGAGGGGTCGGCCGGCCAATCATGGAGCCGCTCCGCACCCTACGTTAGCTCTGACGAATCAGAGAGCGAAAACGAGGAGCTGtgggtggagctgcaggagctccGTGAAAG ACACCTGGCGGAGgtgcaggacctgcaggccaaTCAGAAGCAAGAGATCGAGGAGCTGTACCTTAGGATGGGTAAAGTCCCGCCCCCCGGTATCGTCTCTCCCGCCGCCATGCTGAACAACCGGCAACGCCGCCTCTCCAAGACCGGAAACTACCCTCCTTCTCGCAAAAACAGCCTGCAGAGACTGGACGTGCCGCCTCCTGCAG GTATCATGAGGAAGAGCTCGgtcagcggcagcagcagtggatCTCAGGACAGAGCAGGGAAAGGCGTGACCTTTGCCCCCGGACACAGCTGCATG TGA